The Agrobacterium vitis genome has a segment encoding these proteins:
- a CDS encoding Zn-dependent hydrolase — protein sequence MTAHPGANLRVNADRLWDSLMDMAKIGPGIAGGNNRQTLTDEDAEGRALFQTWCEAAGMTMGVDQMGTMFATRAGTDPDALPVYVGSHLDTQPTGGKYDGVLGVLAALEVVRSMNDLGVKTKHPIVVTNWANEEGARFAPAMLASGVFAGMHTLDYAYSRKDPDGKTYGDELKRIGWLGEEEVGARKMHAYFEYHIEQGPILEAENKQIGVVTHCQGLWWLEFTLTGREAHTGSTPMNLRVNAGLAMSRIIEMVQDVAMSEQPGAVGGVGQVFFSPNSRNVLPGKVVFTVDIRTPSQDKLDRMRAKIEAEAATICEALGVGCSVEAVGHFDPVTFDPTLVGRVRDAAERLGYSHMNIISGAGHDACWAARVAPSTMIMCPCVGGLSHNEAEEISKDWASAGCDVLLHAVLETAEVVG from the coding sequence ATGACGGCTCACCCCGGTGCGAACCTGCGCGTAAATGCTGACCGGCTGTGGGACAGCCTGATGGACATGGCCAAGATTGGCCCCGGCATTGCTGGCGGCAACAACCGCCAAACCTTGACCGACGAAGACGCCGAAGGCCGCGCCCTGTTCCAGACATGGTGCGAAGCGGCAGGCATGACCATGGGCGTGGACCAGATGGGCACGATGTTCGCCACCCGCGCCGGCACCGACCCGGATGCCCTGCCCGTCTATGTCGGCTCCCACCTCGACACCCAGCCCACCGGCGGAAAATATGATGGCGTGCTGGGCGTGCTGGCCGCGCTGGAAGTGGTGCGTTCGATGAACGACCTTGGCGTTAAAACCAAACATCCGATTGTTGTGACCAACTGGGCCAATGAGGAAGGCGCGCGCTTTGCCCCGGCCATGCTGGCGTCTGGCGTATTTGCGGGCATGCATACGCTGGATTACGCCTATTCCCGCAAAGACCCTGATGGCAAGACCTATGGCGATGAGCTGAAGCGCATTGGCTGGCTGGGCGAGGAAGAGGTGGGTGCGCGCAAAATGCACGCCTATTTCGAATATCACATTGAGCAAGGGCCGATTCTGGAGGCCGAGAACAAGCAGATTGGCGTTGTGACCCACTGTCAGGGCCTGTGGTGGCTGGAATTTACACTGACAGGCCGTGAAGCTCATACTGGCTCGACCCCGATGAACCTTCGCGTCAACGCTGGTCTGGCCATGAGCCGGATTATCGAGATGGTGCAGGATGTGGCGATGAGCGAACAGCCGGGTGCTGTTGGCGGCGTCGGCCAAGTGTTCTTCTCACCCAACTCGCGCAATGTGCTGCCGGGCAAGGTGGTGTTCACGGTGGATATTCGCACGCCCTCCCAAGACAAACTCGACCGGATGCGGGCGAAGATTGAAGCCGAAGCCGCAACGATTTGCGAAGCGCTGGGCGTTGGCTGCTCGGTGGAAGCCGTCGGCCATTTCGACCCCGTTACCTTCGATCCCACGCTGGTAGGCCGCGTGCGCGATGCCGCTGAACGGTTGGGTTACAGCCACATGAACATCATTTCCGGCGCTGGCCACGATGCCTGCTGGGCGGCACGGGTTGCTCCATCAACGATGATTATGTGTCCGTGTGTTGGTGGGCTTTCGCATAATGAGGCCGAGGAGATTTCCAAGGATTGGGCGAGTGCTGGGTGTGACGTGTTGTTGCATGCGGTGTTGGAAACGGCGGAGGTTGTGGGGTGA
- a CDS encoding TetR family transcriptional regulator C-terminal domain-containing protein — MAIARASKTQRRTRIQEEKEEVILQAALDVFSMRGFRGSTIDQIAEVAGMSKPNLLYYFRTKEAMHRVLMDRLLANWLEPLRAFDAEGDPQEEIRSYIRRKLEMARDFPRESRLFANEVLQGAPIIEDVLKGPLKDLVDEKAEVIRSWIMAGKLAACDPYHLIFSIWSTTQHYADFDVQVRAVLGAGRAEDDRFENAARFLEGLFLRGLQPGM; from the coding sequence ATGGCAATAGCCAGGGCATCGAAGACGCAGAGGCGAACCCGGATACAGGAGGAAAAGGAGGAGGTCATCCTGCAAGCGGCGCTGGACGTGTTTTCCATGCGCGGCTTTCGCGGCTCGACCATCGACCAGATCGCCGAGGTGGCGGGCATGTCGAAACCCAATCTGCTCTATTATTTCCGCACTAAGGAGGCGATGCACCGGGTGCTGATGGACCGGCTGCTGGCCAATTGGCTTGAGCCGCTGCGCGCCTTTGATGCCGAGGGCGATCCGCAGGAGGAAATCCGCAGCTATATCCGCCGCAAGCTGGAAATGGCCCGTGATTTTCCGCGCGAAAGCCGGCTGTTTGCCAATGAAGTCCTCCAGGGCGCGCCCATTATCGAGGATGTGCTGAAAGGACCGCTGAAAGACCTGGTCGATGAGAAGGCCGAGGTGATCCGCAGTTGGATCATGGCGGGCAAACTTGCCGCCTGCGATCCCTATCACCTGATTTTTTCGATCTGGTCCACCACCCAGCATTACGCTGATTTCGACGTGCAGGTGCGTGCCGTGCTGGGTGCGGGGAGGGCGGAAGACGACCGGTTCGAAAATGCCGCGCGGTTTCTGGAAGGGCTTTTCCTGCGAGGTCTTCAGCCGGGAATGTGA
- a CDS encoding DMT family transporter — translation MTASTISPVPEKDKIKDRHNSHARGREKLKAHLAVLLFAVLLATSFSFGGMATHMIDPIAVQALRYIVTIALTAFLCFRVKRYPLKAPRRPVRFVIIGALMATYMISMFIALQFTAPVATGAIFTMMPLMSAGFAWLLMRQKTRGRVMVSLVIAAIGAIWVIFRGDVQALIHFDIGKGELIYLVGVTAHAIYVPLLRKFNENEPALIFMLWSAVGTLAFILVPGLPRLIALDYASISWLGWGLVLYLAVVTTLITFLLLQYASQRLPAPKVLAYSYLTPSFIILLEGAMGHGWAPIAVFAGALITAAGLLAMAMLPD, via the coding sequence GTGACAGCATCAACGATTTCCCCTGTGCCTGAAAAAGACAAGATAAAAGACAGGCACAACAGCCATGCCCGTGGCCGCGAGAAACTGAAAGCCCATCTGGCCGTTCTGCTGTTTGCCGTATTGCTCGCCACCTCCTTTTCCTTTGGTGGCATGGCGACCCACATGATCGATCCGATTGCGGTCCAGGCCCTGCGCTATATCGTTACCATCGCGCTGACCGCGTTCCTGTGCTTCCGCGTCAAGCGCTATCCGCTCAAAGCGCCGCGTCGCCCGGTCCGCTTCGTGATTATCGGCGCGCTGATGGCGACCTATATGATCAGCATGTTCATCGCCCTGCAATTTACCGCCCCTGTGGCGACCGGGGCGATCTTCACGATGATGCCGCTGATGAGCGCAGGCTTCGCCTGGCTATTGATGCGCCAGAAAACCCGTGGCCGAGTGATGGTCAGCCTGGTGATTGCCGCCATCGGCGCGATCTGGGTGATTTTTCGCGGCGATGTGCAGGCGCTGATCCATTTTGACATCGGTAAGGGTGAACTGATCTACCTCGTTGGGGTCACCGCCCATGCGATTTACGTACCGCTGCTGCGCAAATTCAACGAGAACGAACCGGCACTGATCTTCATGCTGTGGTCGGCGGTGGGGACGCTGGCCTTCATTCTGGTGCCAGGCCTGCCCCGGCTGATCGCCCTCGATTACGCCTCGATCTCCTGGCTTGGCTGGGGTCTGGTGCTCTATCTGGCCGTGGTGACGACGCTGATCACCTTCCTGCTGCTGCAATATGCCTCGCAGCGCCTGCCCGCCCCCAAGGTGCTGGCCTATAGCTACCTGACGCCGAGCTTCATCATTCTGCTGGAAGGCGCCATGGGCCATGGCTGGGCGCCTATCGCAGTGTTTGCCGGAGCATTGATCACCGCCGCCGGACTTCTGGCTATGGCCATGCTGCCAGACTGA
- a CDS encoding putative bifunctional diguanylate cyclase/phosphodiesterase yields MMIISAWAGNIVGRVRKLASFYWPALIVCTAVFVTIFAIESQNRKAYMEDRKAAISDKLSPVRARLEGNIKADIKMLQGLLAVLETEPDMSQARFSAIGRRFFSRPVRLRSISLSYDMRTRLTYPFILNQVGHDFTTNPQEQKAAVQAENSNIYVITEPMNLPTTGNSLVIFYPIASSSLNEPASTSPDLPDQTSPQDKPFSHGLLRGTVDVERLFRESGLYDLDLNVALYAGSDTQNAVSTAFFGDPALIGASAVRMEVSIGAQTWILAAAPKGGWQQPANEIWFRQLVMFILALTIITPFLWVAHLLMERQANIAELNEQERELRTLSQRLQIALDASQIGVWEMDIGSLALTWDNRMRQLYDCDPARPIDTREDWSNCLHPEDRESATHALASAIRTGSNYSTEFRILDRSGQIRHIRSFGSIYRDADFRKKIVGVNWNITADVKLHEALHDAKTALEAQNQELENARQIMEHTSLHDPLTGLANRRFLDRHLAEIEGLRGNGKSVALLHIDLDRFKEINDTLGHAAGDAMLRHAASQINAHMSPGDFAARIGGDEFVVVKHDESSQAAARILGETLIDAINQPINWEGQECRVSASIGIAQSCNHHPHLEQALINADIALYEAKRRGKNRLEFFSDTLKEATLSTKRTADAILRSLADHDFIPYFQPQFDAHTMQITGVEALARWQHPQLGLLPPIAFLSVAESLNVVAAIDNSILEQSLAEARRWQEHGLDTPHVSVNISAQRLFDEGLVAHLRDTPLPAGGLAFELLESISFDDKAEAAATAISQIKILGIDIEIDDFGTGYSSILSLLKLSPRRLKIDRQLTQPIIESKQQRRLIGSIVEIGRSLGIEIIAEGVETMQHADILRDLGCHTLQGYGLARPMNGDDLFALLKRRSLDRKQDAIAL; encoded by the coding sequence ATGATGATCATTTCTGCCTGGGCCGGTAACATTGTGGGACGTGTCAGGAAGCTTGCCAGCTTCTACTGGCCCGCTTTGATTGTTTGCACTGCGGTTTTCGTCACTATTTTTGCAATCGAAAGTCAAAATCGCAAAGCCTATATGGAAGACAGGAAGGCCGCGATTTCCGACAAGCTCAGCCCCGTCCGCGCCCGGCTGGAAGGCAATATCAAGGCTGACATCAAGATGCTTCAGGGCCTGCTTGCCGTACTTGAAACCGAGCCGGACATGAGCCAGGCCCGGTTTTCCGCCATTGGCCGGCGATTTTTCTCCAGGCCAGTCCGGTTGCGCTCAATCAGTCTTTCCTACGACATGCGGACAAGACTGACCTATCCGTTCATTCTCAACCAGGTTGGGCATGACTTTACCACCAACCCGCAAGAGCAAAAAGCCGCCGTCCAGGCCGAGAACAGCAATATCTATGTCATCACAGAGCCGATGAACCTGCCGACAACAGGCAATAGTCTCGTTATCTTTTACCCCATCGCGTCATCGAGCCTGAACGAACCGGCCAGCACGTCACCGGACTTGCCGGACCAGACGTCCCCTCAGGATAAGCCCTTCAGTCATGGCCTGCTGCGCGGCACCGTCGATGTGGAGCGGCTGTTTCGCGAAAGTGGCCTCTACGACCTCGATCTGAATGTCGCGCTTTACGCCGGTTCCGATACGCAGAACGCAGTCAGCACGGCGTTTTTCGGCGATCCCGCATTGATCGGCGCCAGCGCAGTGCGCATGGAGGTCAGTATCGGCGCACAGACCTGGATATTGGCGGCAGCGCCCAAGGGTGGCTGGCAACAACCTGCCAACGAAATCTGGTTTCGCCAGCTGGTAATGTTCATCCTGGCGCTGACGATCATCACGCCTTTCCTGTGGGTCGCGCATCTGCTGATGGAACGGCAGGCCAATATTGCCGAGCTTAACGAGCAAGAGCGAGAACTGCGCACTCTGTCGCAAAGATTGCAAATTGCGCTCGACGCCTCGCAAATCGGTGTGTGGGAAATGGATATCGGTAGCCTGGCCCTGACCTGGGACAATCGTATGCGCCAGCTTTACGACTGTGATCCGGCCCGTCCGATTGATACTCGCGAAGACTGGAGCAACTGCCTCCATCCAGAGGACCGGGAAAGTGCCACTCACGCTCTGGCCTCAGCTATCCGCACCGGCTCCAATTATTCGACAGAGTTCCGTATTCTGGATCGCAGCGGCCAGATACGCCATATCCGCTCCTTCGGCTCGATCTATCGCGATGCCGATTTTCGCAAGAAGATCGTCGGCGTGAACTGGAACATTACCGCGGATGTCAAACTGCATGAAGCCCTGCACGATGCCAAAACCGCGCTCGAGGCCCAGAACCAGGAACTGGAAAACGCCCGGCAGATCATGGAACATACGTCCCTGCATGATCCCCTCACCGGACTTGCAAACCGACGCTTCCTCGACCGGCATCTGGCAGAGATCGAAGGCCTCAGGGGTAACGGCAAATCTGTCGCTCTGCTGCATATCGATCTCGACCGGTTCAAGGAGATCAATGACACGCTGGGCCACGCGGCGGGTGATGCCATGCTGCGCCATGCCGCCAGCCAGATCAACGCCCATATGTCGCCGGGCGATTTTGCCGCGCGCATCGGCGGCGACGAATTCGTGGTGGTCAAGCACGACGAGAGCAGCCAGGCCGCAGCCCGCATCCTTGGCGAAACCCTGATTGATGCCATCAACCAGCCGATCAATTGGGAGGGCCAGGAATGCCGTGTTAGCGCCAGCATCGGCATCGCCCAGTCCTGCAACCACCACCCGCATCTGGAACAGGCATTGATCAATGCCGATATCGCGCTTTACGAGGCAAAACGGCGCGGCAAGAACCGGCTGGAATTCTTTTCCGACACGTTGAAGGAAGCGACCCTTTCCACCAAGCGCACCGCCGACGCCATTCTACGCTCGCTGGCCGATCACGATTTCATTCCCTATTTCCAGCCGCAATTTGACGCGCACACCATGCAGATTACTGGCGTCGAGGCGCTCGCGCGCTGGCAACATCCGCAGCTTGGTCTGTTGCCGCCGATTGCCTTCCTGTCGGTGGCCGAAAGCCTGAATGTCGTGGCCGCCATCGACAACAGCATTCTCGAACAATCGCTTGCCGAGGCCCGGCGCTGGCAGGAGCATGGGCTGGATACGCCGCATGTCTCCGTCAATATCTCTGCCCAGAGATTGTTCGACGAAGGGCTTGTCGCCCATCTGCGCGATACACCGCTTCCCGCTGGCGGCCTTGCCTTCGAATTGCTGGAATCGATCTCTTTCGACGACAAGGCGGAAGCCGCGGCAACCGCCATCAGCCAGATCAAAATCCTCGGCATCGATATCGAGATCGATGATTTCGGCACCGGATATTCCTCGATCCTCAGCCTTTTGAAGCTCTCACCCCGACGGCTGAAAATCGACAGGCAATTGACCCAGCCGATCATCGAGAGCAAGCAACAGCGACGGTTGATCGGCTCTATCGTCGAAATCGGTCGGTCGCTTGGCATTGAAATCATCGCGGAAGGTGTGGAGACCATGCAGCACGCCGACATTCTGCGGGATCTCGGCTGTCATACCTTGCAGGGCTACGGCCTGGCCCGCCCCATGAACGGCGACGACCTGTTCGCGCTTTTGAAGCGCCGATCTCTCGACCGCAAACAGGATGCCATCGCGCTCTGA
- the preA gene encoding NAD-dependent dihydropyrimidine dehydrogenase subunit PreA produces the protein MADIRNNFVGIKSPNPFWLASAPPTDKAYNVERAFKAGWGGVVWKTLGSEGPPVVNVNGPRYGAIWGADRRLLGLNNIELITDRPLQVNLQEMKMVKMNWPDRALIASIMVPCEEEEWRAILPLVEETGADGIELNFGCPHGMSERGMGAAVGQVPEYIEMVVRWCKQYSRMPVITKLTPNITDIRKPARAAKAGGTDAVSLINTINSIVSVDLDSFAPNPSVGGKGSHGGYCGPAVKPIALNMVAEIARAPETYGLPISGIGGITTWRDAAEFLALGAGNVQVCTAAMTYGFKIVEEMISGLSDWMDAKGHASLDDICGRAVPNVTDWQYLNLNYIAKAQIDQDACIKCGRCHIACEDTSHQAITSIVDGARKFEVMEDECVGCNLCVNVCPVENCITMVGLEPGMLDQRTGKPVDPNYANWTTHPNNPMAVQAAE, from the coding sequence ATGGCTGATATCAGAAATAATTTCGTCGGCATCAAATCACCCAACCCCTTTTGGCTGGCCTCTGCGCCACCCACCGACAAGGCTTACAACGTCGAGCGCGCCTTCAAGGCGGGCTGGGGCGGCGTGGTGTGGAAAACCCTCGGCTCGGAAGGGCCGCCGGTCGTCAATGTCAATGGTCCGCGCTACGGGGCCATCTGGGGGGCGGACCGCCGCCTGCTGGGTCTCAACAATATCGAGCTGATCACCGACCGGCCCTTGCAGGTCAATCTTCAGGAAATGAAGATGGTCAAGATGAACTGGCCGGACCGCGCCCTGATCGCCTCGATCATGGTGCCCTGCGAGGAGGAAGAGTGGAGGGCGATCCTGCCGCTGGTTGAAGAAACCGGGGCTGACGGCATTGAGCTGAATTTCGGCTGTCCGCACGGCATGTCGGAACGCGGCATGGGGGCCGCCGTCGGTCAGGTGCCGGAATATATCGAAATGGTGGTGCGCTGGTGCAAGCAATATAGCCGCATGCCCGTCATTACCAAGCTGACGCCGAATATCACCGACATCCGCAAACCGGCCCGCGCCGCCAAGGCAGGCGGCACCGATGCGGTCTCCTTGATCAACACCATCAATTCCATCGTCTCGGTCGATCTCGACAGCTTCGCCCCCAACCCCAGCGTTGGCGGCAAGGGCAGCCATGGCGGCTATTGCGGCCCGGCGGTCAAGCCGATTGCGCTGAACATGGTGGCCGAAATCGCCCGCGCCCCGGAAACCTACGGCCTGCCGATCTCAGGCATTGGCGGCATCACCACCTGGCGCGATGCAGCGGAATTCCTGGCGCTCGGCGCTGGCAATGTACAGGTCTGCACCGCCGCCATGACTTACGGCTTCAAGATCGTTGAGGAAATGATATCAGGCCTGTCCGACTGGATGGATGCCAAGGGCCACGCATCGCTGGATGACATCTGCGGCCGCGCCGTACCGAATGTCACCGACTGGCAATATCTCAACCTCAACTATATCGCCAAGGCGCAGATCGACCAGGATGCCTGCATCAAATGTGGCCGCTGTCACATCGCCTGCGAGGACACGTCCCACCAGGCAATCACCAGCATTGTTGATGGTGCGCGCAAGTTCGAGGTGATGGAAGACGAATGCGTCGGCTGCAATCTCTGCGTCAATGTCTGTCCGGTCGAAAACTGCATCACCATGGTTGGGCTGGAGCCCGGCATGCTGGACCAGCGCACTGGCAAGCCGGTTGATCCGAACTATGCCAACTGGACAACTCATCCCAATAATCCGATGGCGGTGCAGGCAGCGGAATAA
- a CDS encoding NAD(P)-dependent oxidoreductase, which translates to MRKLEPGLKAGRLDAADYVKNFSDLHPRLGDHEALVASDRCYFCYDAPCMTACPTSIDIPLFIRQISTGNPTGSAKTIFDQNILGGMCARVCPTEQLCEEACVRNTAEERPVEIGRLQRYATDLAIEHGHQFYTAAASTGKTIAVVGAGPAGLACAHRLAMHGHSVTIYDTRPKAGGLNEYGIAAYKTPEGFAQAEVDYILSIGNIDVLHGQMLGRDFTLADLKAKFDAVFLGTGLGNVNMLTIPGADSNGVMDAVEFIAHLRQADAKSDVPVGRDVVVIGGGMTAIDAGVQAKLLGAENVTICYRRGKEHMNASDYEQDLAASKGVQIRHWLQPKEVAHHGGHVASISFEYTHLENGLMKGTGHITEIKADQILVAIGQKLDPEGQESLAMQGGKIAVDAEGRTSLAGVWAGGDCAFGGQDLTVSAVAMGRDAAESINLTLAANASGVSAVA; encoded by the coding sequence ATGCGAAAACTGGAACCGGGCCTGAAGGCCGGGCGGCTTGACGCTGCCGATTATGTGAAAAACTTCTCCGACCTGCATCCGCGCCTGGGCGACCATGAAGCGCTTGTCGCCTCTGACCGCTGCTATTTCTGTTATGACGCGCCCTGCATGACGGCCTGTCCGACCTCAATCGACATTCCGCTGTTCATCCGGCAGATCTCGACGGGCAATCCGACCGGCTCGGCCAAGACGATTTTCGATCAGAACATCCTTGGCGGCATGTGCGCCCGCGTCTGTCCCACCGAACAGCTCTGCGAAGAGGCCTGTGTGCGCAACACAGCCGAAGAACGCCCGGTGGAAATCGGTCGCTTGCAGCGTTATGCGACAGATCTGGCCATTGAACATGGCCACCAGTTCTACACAGCCGCCGCCTCAACCGGAAAGACCATTGCCGTGGTCGGTGCCGGTCCAGCCGGTCTGGCCTGTGCGCATCGGCTGGCCATGCATGGCCATTCCGTCACCATCTACGATACCCGCCCCAAGGCAGGCGGGCTGAACGAATATGGCATCGCCGCCTACAAAACCCCTGAGGGCTTTGCCCAGGCGGAAGTGGATTACATCCTGTCCATCGGCAATATCGACGTGCTGCATGGCCAGATGCTGGGCCGCGACTTCACGCTCGCCGACCTCAAGGCCAAGTTCGATGCGGTGTTTCTCGGCACCGGCCTTGGCAATGTCAACATGCTGACCATTCCCGGCGCCGACAGCAATGGCGTGATGGATGCGGTGGAGTTCATTGCTCATCTTCGCCAGGCAGACGCCAAAAGCGATGTACCGGTTGGACGCGATGTCGTCGTCATTGGCGGCGGCATGACCGCCATCGATGCGGGCGTGCAGGCCAAGCTGCTGGGTGCGGAAAACGTCACCATCTGCTACCGCCGGGGCAAGGAACATATGAATGCCTCGGATTATGAGCAGGATCTTGCCGCCTCCAAGGGCGTGCAGATCCGCCATTGGCTCCAGCCGAAAGAAGTTGCCCATCACGGCGGCCATGTCGCCTCGATCAGCTTTGAATATACCCATCTGGAAAACGGGCTGATGAAGGGCACCGGCCACATCACCGAGATCAAGGCCGACCAGATCCTCGTCGCCATCGGCCAGAAGCTCGACCCGGAAGGCCAGGAAAGCCTAGCGATGCAGGGCGGCAAGATCGCCGTGGATGCAGAAGGGCGCACCTCGCTTGCCGGTGTCTGGGCGGGCGGTGACTGCGCCTTCGGCGGCCAGGACCTGACGGTCTCTGCCGTTGCCATGGGCCGCGACGCGGCTGAAAGCATCAACCTGACGCTTGCTGCGAACGCCTCCGGCGTCAGCGCCGTCGCCTGA
- a CDS encoding DUF2325 domain-containing protein: MAKHNAPKKKKQTDKRAVTAAPVDDKGGQADIKSFLYVGGRDCQVAHLRQIATNFGAELIHHDGGLREAVSRIDTVLPSVDCVFCPIDCISHDACLRVKSGCKKFGKTFIPLRNGSKSSLERALQTLNDRSDSN, from the coding sequence ATGGCAAAACACAATGCGCCGAAAAAGAAGAAGCAGACGGATAAGCGGGCTGTAACGGCTGCCCCGGTTGATGACAAAGGCGGCCAGGCAGATATCAAGAGCTTCCTCTATGTCGGCGGGCGCGATTGCCAGGTGGCGCATCTGCGCCAGATCGCCACGAATTTCGGCGCTGAACTGATCCATCACGATGGCGGATTGCGGGAAGCCGTTTCGCGCATCGACACTGTGCTGCCTTCAGTGGACTGCGTGTTCTGCCCGATCGACTGTATTAGCCATGATGCGTGTCTGCGGGTGAAGAGCGGCTGCAAGAAATTCGGCAAGACCTTCATCCCGCTGCGCAACGGCTCGAAATCCAGCCTGGAACGGGCGCTTCAGACGTTGAACGACCGCTCTGACAGCAATTAA
- a CDS encoding DUF423 domain-containing protein, translating into MSLRALRPLLLVLSGLFGACGVGLAAAAAHVTGAGNLLGPASSIALTHAPALLGLYLAGDRIRTATLSGLVIGLGVLLFAGDLAVKQWTGQSLFPMAAPTGGIAMMVGWALLALGAFLPRS; encoded by the coding sequence ATGAGCCTGCGCGCATTGAGACCTCTCCTGCTGGTGTTATCCGGCCTGTTCGGTGCCTGCGGCGTCGGGCTGGCGGCAGCGGCGGCGCATGTGACGGGGGCTGGCAATCTGCTTGGCCCCGCCTCCTCGATTGCGCTCACCCATGCCCCCGCCTTGCTGGGGCTTTATCTGGCTGGTGACAGGATTCGCACCGCCACGCTATCCGGCCTGGTGATCGGCCTCGGCGTGCTGCTGTTTGCCGGTGATCTGGCAGTCAAGCAATGGACTGGCCAGAGCCTGTTTCCCATGGCGGCTCCGACCGGTGGTATTGCGATGATGGTGGGTTGGGCGCTGCTGGCGCTCGGCGCGTTTTTACCGCGCAGCTGA
- a CDS encoding group II truncated hemoglobin, with product MSDEKTITLYEAIGGDATVKALVARFYQLMDTLPEAARCRAVHPADLTESEEKFYDYITGYLGGPPVYMQKRGHPMLRRRHFVAEIGPQERDEWLLCFRRAMDETIAHEKLREIIWTPIEKLAHHMQNKE from the coding sequence GTGAGTGACGAGAAGACCATCACGCTTTATGAAGCGATCGGCGGCGATGCGACGGTGAAGGCGCTGGTTGCCCGGTTTTACCAGTTGATGGACACGCTGCCGGAAGCGGCGCGCTGCCGGGCTGTTCATCCGGCTGATCTCACCGAAAGCGAAGAGAAGTTTTACGATTATATCACCGGCTATCTCGGCGGGCCGCCGGTCTATATGCAAAAGCGCGGCCATCCCATGTTGCGGCGTCGTCATTTTGTGGCGGAGATCGGGCCACAGGAGCGCGATGAATGGCTGTTATGCTTTCGCCGCGCCATGGACGAGACCATTGCCCACGAGAAGCTGCGCGAGATCATCTGGACGCCCATCGAAAAGCTTGCCCATCATATGCAGAACAAGGAATAG
- a CDS encoding recombinase family protein, which produces MRIGYARVSTSDQNLDLQLSALAQVGCERIFSDQGLSGATRQRPGLMEALAALKPGDTLVIWRLDRLGRSLSHLIEMVTELGERKIGLYSVNECIDTASAGGVLIFHIMGALAQFERSLISERTRAGMSAARQRGSAIGRPVKLTTQDVEVARGAIHGGSVTVQGAARDMGISRATLYRALRRKSAFQ; this is translated from the coding sequence ATGCGTATTGGTTATGCTCGCGTTTCCACCAGTGATCAGAATCTTGATCTTCAACTCTCGGCGTTGGCGCAGGTCGGATGTGAGAGGATTTTTTCGGATCAGGGGCTCTCCGGCGCCACGCGGCAAAGGCCGGGTTTGATGGAGGCGCTTGCTGCGCTCAAACCAGGCGATACGCTGGTGATCTGGCGCCTTGACCGATTGGGGCGCTCTTTGTCGCATCTGATCGAGATGGTCACGGAACTTGGAGAGCGGAAAATTGGCCTCTATTCCGTCAACGAATGTATCGATACGGCTTCAGCTGGCGGCGTTCTGATTTTCCACATCATGGGCGCCCTCGCACAGTTCGAGCGCAGTTTGATTTCCGAGCGAACGCGGGCGGGCATGTCAGCCGCGCGGCAGCGCGGCAGCGCCATAGGGCGGCCCGTCAAGCTGACGACGCAGGATGTGGAGGTGGCGCGTGGTGCCATTCATGGTGGATCTGTCACCGTCCAGGGAGCGGCGCGCGACATGGGCATCAGCCGCGCCACGCTCTATCGCGCACTTAGACGCAAGAGCGCCTTTCAGTGA